A genomic region of Metopolophium dirhodum isolate CAU chromosome 1, ASM1992520v1, whole genome shotgun sequence contains the following coding sequences:
- the LOC132952343 gene encoding piggyBac transposable element-derived protein 4-like: MPSLSDYWNKAERYQNKVAPKTMSRNKFELILRFWHFENNDSADKTDRLEIIAVDESMIPYSGRLKFRQYIPNKTHKYGVKFFKVCGSNGYTYKIIIYEGEQSIKGESLTETIVSDLCENYLNEGRTIVTDNFYTSVPPLAEKMLSTNTHLVGTLRKNRRFLPDCYRKKN, from the exons ATGCCATCTTTGTCCGACTATTGGAACAAAGCAGAACGTTACCAAAAcaaagttgcaccaaaaactatGAGTAGAAATAAATTTGAGCTTATACTACGATTTTggcattttgaaaataatgattCTGCAGATAAAACAGACAGATT GGAAATAATAGCTGTTGACGAATCAATGATACCTTATAGTGGCAGACTCAAATTTCGACAATATATTCCGAACAAAACTCATAaatatggtgttaaattttttaaagtgTGTGGAAGTAATGGGTATACAtacaagattataatatatgaaggGGAACAATCAATAAAAGGGGAATCACTAACTGAAACAATAGTATCTGATTtatgtgaaaattatttaaatgaaggaCGAACCATTGTCACGGATAATTTTTACACGTCTGTGCCACCTTTGGCAgaaaaaatgttgtcaacaaaTACGCACTTAGTTGGAACATTGAGAAAAAATAGGCGATTTTTACCAGACtgttatcgaaaaaaaaattaa